From Zymoseptoria tritici IPO323 chromosome 6, whole genome shotgun sequence, one genomic window encodes:
- a CDS encoding 60S ribosomal protein L42 — MVNVPKTRRTYCKGKDCKKHTQHKVTQYKAGKASLFAQGKRRYDRKQSGYGGQTKPVFHKKAKTTKKVVLRLECTQCKTKAQLALKRCKHFELGGDKKTKGAALVF; from the exons GTGAACGTACCAAAGACTCGTCGCACCTACTGCAAGGGCAAGGACTGCAAGAAGCACACCCAGCACAAGGTCACCCAATACAAGGCAGGAAAG GCTTCTCTTTTCGCCCAGGGAAAGCGCCGTTACGATCGCAAGCAGTCCGGTTACGGTGGTCAGACCAAGCCCGTGTTCCACAAGAAGGCCAAGACAACCAAGAAGGTCGTGCTCCGGTTAGAATGCACACAGTGCAAGACCAAGGCACAGCTCGCGCTCAAGCGCTGCAAGCACTTCGAGCTGGG TGGTGACAAGAAGACCAAGGGTGCTGCGCTCGTCTTCTAG